The following DNA comes from Ooceraea biroi isolate clonal line C1 chromosome 11, Obir_v5.4, whole genome shotgun sequence.
TgataatctaataaatattacaatcttaaaaaactttttatactttaatatAACGTTGTATCAATATGtaactatattatattttattatatattatcaagtTCCAATTTCCcatttaattatgcaataacGTCGTCCATTCTCAAtcattttctatctttttaataGAACACTGATACTGTTAAAGACACACTAATGATGCCAAAACTTAACACACCGAAGACTGAAAAATGACGGATTCCGAAGGAATATCGATCCAATTTGATTGCCGCATTTCCCACACGCACCCATGTTTACCATGTAGAGTTTTGCTTTGTATAAAAGAATCGATCTTATCACCAAAGATTGGGAAAAGATTGTACGCATGCCACTGTCACCAGAGCACTACCACCACCTGACTACTTCAGAATTAGTTTGTATACTGACAGGATTGTGCGCAGAATAAATCTCGACAGAATCACGATCGTTACATTTTGCCAGTTAATCTTAACGTTGGTCGATCATGATTCAGATGTAGCGATACTAAGATCGTGGaaaaattcgattcaaaaGACACAACGAAAAAAGCAACATTTGCATTTGCGtttgataataattgcaataacaagaaaatattgctAGGGCCAACTTGCACTGTACAAGGTATAGAATTATTTTGGggaatttttatctaaaaatattgattgttCACGCGCTGTTAAGTCTATATTTGTcaattaaacataaattttgcaaataaattgtgaaattattCTTGTCACTAtaaatttcttgaaattatttcttaaataactaTTTAACGGGAAAATATTCATCAAATTGATTATATCTACAACACACACATTTAAAAAGCGCAgggacattttattaaaatatagattaatttaatattaataatcgtatTATCAAATAGTCACTACCTCTTTAAATGTTTCATAGAATATTGCCTTTCATTATATTGAGATTTGCCAAAATGATCTTCGTCTCCGCAACTTGTAGCCAAATATTAACCCGATAAGTTTGAAACTCGCAGTGTGTTTCGTTCTAAATcgcgatatttaaaaataacgttACATGCAAATAAACCGTGTATGTGTAATGGGATTCGCGCTATATACACAAATTAGAAACGAAGAAGTCGGCCAGAACCGATATCAAAGgaagatatttcttttttctttctttgttttttagtatatgtacatttatagtTAGTGCGCATAAGGAATATAGTGGTGGCTTTGATTGAGTTATTGAGAAGAAGGAATGTTGATGATTGTCGGCACACATACAGCACTTGGCAATGCTTGCTAGTATCTACAGTTCAACCTACACCCGAGTGCCTGTACCATACATTTACATCCAAAACACCATGCACTCTGTACACTAAAGATAAATCTCGATATATAATTgatagaaacaaaaataattgttcccATTCAAGGGGAATGTATCACGCCTGAATATTTACGCGAATCGCGTTATATTTGAAAACTTGCTTATAATAATGTTGCGAACCTGATTCTATTTAACAGTGCGATAATAACCGCATCAAACATTATACAACGTTATAATACAAAACGTAACGTTTCATTGCAAACCTACCAAATTTTTAATGGCGATTTACGTTACATGAATAAGATGCGatgtcatttttataaaattaaactgCAAAAAGCATTATCGATACTCTGcttctttaaatattctttaaatagtGAGAACCAGGTTCACGTGAAAAGATAAAGTCACGAGTAAAGCCctataaatataatcatgAGAAACTTGTCGTGACGTAAGGCGATAGTAAACGTTTCCACTATAAATCCTGTATCATTGCCTTCGGGTTCAACCTTACTCTAATTCTCgcttgtgtgcgtgtataAGTAATGCAAAGCAGATTACCAAACCATCGTACAGTTTAATGTGAAACTCAGTCAACTCTAACTACCCCTCGaacttaataaatatcacaatAAGGAAGAACTTTCTTCCTCCTTATTGTTATGGAGAAATTCAAACGGAACCTTAATCCATGAAACCATCATTCCCGTGTAAAATACTAATGCTTCATGTATCAAGGTACTCATAGAACTGTTCTGGTTTTGTACCCACACACATGCAATTAATCCTTCACCATTATGAAAGTTAGAGTGCAGTTGCATACTAAACAGcagtttaaattaaaattggtaTTAACGTACAAAATCTCCCATAAGTTAATACTCAATATTACATTCAAGAGTGTAGGTACATACTTTTCcaaatattaaagaattacAGAACGTTCCATTATGTATATCGATTATGTGGATACAAAACTTTGAAGTTTCTTGTACTGCCATCACTGTGTTCTCGTTTACAAAGTGtcatcaattttaaataaattttataaataacgttattatttaacgagaagaatttaaataaaaataaattgctccCTCTGATGTTACATTATGGTTTATACTTTACGAATTTACAGTTTACATTACAACTTCACAGTTTACATTACAACTTCACTGATTTTCCAAAATTAAtctctaataaatattaattcatcaaatatatgcacaattccaagtatatgttataattacatatgtaCATTTCACTGTGATAGCAGAACAGCAAACTACGCTATATAATTCGTAcatgataaaagaaaagatgaaTAATCACTCACCCTGTACTGCTTCCTGTGATGCCCTCTCCCCCGAAGTACTTGGTTTGGAAAGTAGATGTCctgttaaaaaaaataccTATCACGAATTGAACAAAATgggtgataaaataaaaaaaaattacaaatcttTTATGCTTCGTGTAAAGAAAACCGATGAAAGTTGCAAAATACAGAACATGGGATCTCAATGAGCAAGGAAAGAAATGAGGTTGTTGGAATATTTCTGTCGTATTTCGTGCGCTTATCTTCGAcgcgcaataaattattagatttgCTTTCGAACTGAGCTACTAGGTTGGTTGTATACCACATTTGCATACTATTATAGATACATCCCGTGAGATTTTCGATGAGAAGAAAATCGTGtttaagataatattaatattaatgaaacaaataaGAAAACAATAGAGGACGCCTCCAAAATctcatgaaattaataaatttagcaCGACTAATGATATTTCATCAATAACGCATACAGGATGCGATTTACTTAGCGCgacaaatgtttcaaaatactttctattttttttatttgaaagaagaaaaaagatagcatTTTGAAGCATTTTTAGTGCTAAGTGGACTGTTCTCAAAGTATATTTTCCATAAACAAAAAGCTATATGTACTATGCAACAATTCTCGTATTTATATTGCATTGTATTTTGTCCGCGAAAACGAATCATAGCTGCACGGCCGATCGTAACGAATAACGTATTACAAATCCCGTCATTGAGCTATTTGTGTCGTTACCATGTTAGTCGATCGATCGTGCTCGCAATAATACTTGTTATCACTGACGGATCGCACACATTACGAAAATAGCACTGTAGAGAAAGGGACGATTGTCCACCTGCGTCGACACTATTTGGATATTGAAAAATGCTTTCCTAACAGGTAACGCTACCGCTGCACGCACAATGCGCTTTCGTTATTTCTAATAATCTAAGGATATTGTCAATTGTTCGGAAGTTATGTCTTGAATAATGTGACCTGCATATTATACGTAAACTGTAGTGCGGTGTCAGTTATAGCCTTAATCATGCATTTATTCTCCATTCGTACAAAATGCTCTACAACGCACCTCAAATTTCGTTTTTCCACTTAATGAGCCATGATTTTGTATCGAACACTCGAATCGATTTATTCGATATGTATtcgatttataaattaaatgttctaCGTTGGCGCTTGTACGCGTCACGTGAAATCTTGATATCTCTTCCCAacaagattaaaaaaagaaaaaataaataaaacgtaatagaaaatttttgaatgttttataaaatgatataggaTACATCACGCGAATATCCGTGATATGTGTAAACGTGTATATCGTTTTTTTATcatcattttatcatttatcaatataattttttatggctAAAAGAATCACCGAGATCCCATATCCTTGATTTCAACCTAATAATGCTACTTACTAGCGTCTGCCGATTGATGATTGCTGTCTAGGACATCCGATGACAATGGATTCGAGTAAAACGTCTGGCTGATGTCGGGCTTCTGCTCGTGATCGGGAGTGTTCGACGACGTGTCGTCCATGGCAACTTTATTCAGCGTGCTGTCACCTATACTCTGATCCTCGTAGCTACAGCTGCTGCCGTCTTGTTCCAGGTATTCGGGCATCTCCAACTTTGGCATGAGAGGAATTATTTCGACTGGATCGGAACCCGGCCCTACCTGATTCTCCAACGTTTTCCCATCGGGATCCTTCGCCGACGAGTTGCTCGCTGCCGAGTTCTTCTCCGCACTGCTCGCGTTAGTGCTGTCACGCGTTTTTCTCCTTTTGTTCGGGAACGCTTCGGGCTGCAGATCGATCGCGTGATATGGCATCGGAGAGGACGGTGACTTATTTCGCTTGTTGTCACCAATGGATTTGCCAGAAGTGTTCTGCAGTTGGACTTCAGGCTCGTTGGGGATCTCTATTTCGTCCTGGGGAAGAGCGCGACGCACGTgagtaacaaaattaattctacACTTATGCTCCTTGTCATGCGACACGTTTTTCGCATGAATGTCTTACCTCTACTAGACCATCGTTGTCTTTTCCTGTGCCATCTGTAAGGCCTTGCACCGCTAAGAGTTCTGCCGTTGTGAGAAAGCTTGCTAACTGTTCCTGAAGAACGTTCACTTCACCTTGATATATAAAGTTTATCAAGGCAGCCAAGTCTTCGAATTTTACATTACGAAATATTATGACGGGATGTGGACATGGATTTTCCTACGATGCAATAAATGAACGCTATGAAATAAGAACGTTTCCTTTCGTTTGAGCAAGCGCAGGTAAGAAATTATGCGGAAACGTCTTTACCTTAAATAAATCTCTAAAGTATGTACTACATGCAGACAGGAGCATTTTATGTGCCCTAATTCTTTTGCCTTCACAGCTCAGAGTAACATCTACAAGTTCTTCGTCTGTCCTTAACATATCAAAAGCACACGTGATGTGTTTTAGGTAATTGTTCCACCTAAGCGAAAATTGTTGACTGGATGCCATGCTGCTTCTCTGGAAATGAGAAAACAAGTTTCTTGTTAGGTTAGGTAAGTCATttaatagataatttatatttttggttaattttaattaacacaaGGAGcttactaaataataaaacaaattagaaAACCTCATATCCACatgtacaattattatgaaacaattacttgTATGTctcacaaattattataagttattaaattataccaTGTCAATTATTAATCACCAAAATCTCTTGTTTTAAAACTCCGACATGTTCACAAAGGTCACCCCGAAATAATTCCAAGTTCAATTACGTCAAAAAGCAAACATCGATCACAGAAAAAACCGCCAAACTCTCGTGTCACCGACTCTTACCTTGGTCGTGCGCGTCCTCGAGGATGTAAACGTGATTCGAGAGAGAATTCGGGTCTGAGGTGTCTCGTATCGTGGCAGCACGAGCGGTGGCGTCGGAACGTGGTCGCGAAAACAATCCTGCGTTCACGCGAAATATGCCGAGAAAAAAGGATGAGGTGGATCGACCGCGCTGTCGATCGTAGACGCGCACACTAGTCGTCGCACGTTTTGcgtgaaagaaaaattgtaaacaGCCGTACTGGCCGCACTCTCATGGCACCGTGGAGGCAACACCGTCGTGGGGGGCCCCGTCGCTGGCGCGCCGCGGACTCGTATTCCCGTTCCCCCTTCGCCGCTCTCTTCtggccctctctctctctcattcacaGCTAAACACGTCGGTTTCAGCGAGCGAAACGCACGACGTTATGTAATTCGCATCGCGCTGTGCCGCGGCGTGCCCGTCCGTCCGAAGAGAACCGCCCTGCGTTCCTTCTCGCGTCGCGTTCTTCACAACAAGCTACACTGCAGAGTCGAGTGACAGCTGGCGGCCATTTTCTGTACGGGAATACGCGTATAAGATGCGCGAGAAGGCCCAACCACCCCTCCGTACACCCCCCGTGCGACCCATCGCACGCAATGCGTGCGACGTTCGCGAGGTATCGATGCCGCGGAGGGCGACGCGCCTATTGGCCGAGCTGCACGACCGCGGCGGCATTTACGACGTCGCGTGCGGAACGCGGGCTTTTCAAACGTCGCGTTGAAACGTCACTTGAGGCCCAACAGAGAACACGAGTTATAACTCATTTCTGCATGTTGCATTTAGCAATCAacataatgattttattaacctCTAATAACGTCTACTGCGATCTTTAGATTGAATGAGTGAGAGCTTGGAATTACGTAACAGCGTTtcgaattaaatgaaaatgttaAGAGAGTTTAGGTTATGTACGCCTATTCTTTTCAGATCATGGCCGTATCAGAATtatcagaaatataaatttaattacactgAAAACGCAAAATagtgattgaaataataagtaatatctGTAATTGTACAGTCTTTCTACAACGTAAATgtgtatttgttttatttgttagTATGAAGATTGTTGCAAGAAACcgtatttgtattttgtacaCGGTGGCAAAACGTGTTCCATTTATGATGTGATGAATAAAGTCATCGAGTGAATAATTTGTGACGTGTGAAAACCTGAAGTATTTTGGtactgtaaattaaaattactaattaatgcAAAGGCATCAATATTGATAACATGGATCTACCAGTGAACGAGGAAAATCTGCAACAGATATTGGATAAGTTGTCTGAGGATGAGGTTtgaatttgttataatttttaattagttaatatcttatttttaatgtagAAAAAGCATGTGTGTGTAAGTCTAAATTGGAAACTAAATTTATCATATAGTGATGCTATTGTGAAAAAGTAGTTgtccattttattatatactatacCTTCTCCTACAACTTCTACATATGtttagtaaaattaataaaaattaattttgtggCAGACTTctataaagaaaaatctaGATACCATCCTTGCTCGACAGT
Coding sequences within:
- the LOC105275851 gene encoding broad-complex core protein isoforms 1/2/3/4/5 isoform X4, giving the protein MASSQQFSLRWNNYLKHITCAFDMLRTDEELVDVTLSCEGKRIRAHKMLLSACSTYFRDLFKENPCPHPVIIFRNVKFEDLAALINFIYQGEVNVLQEQLASFLTTAELLAVQGLTDGTGKDNDGLVEDEIEIPNEPEVQLQNTSGKSIGDNKRNKSPSSPMPYHAIDLQPEAFPNKRRKTRDSTNASSAEKNSAASNSSAKDPDGKTLENQVGPGSDPVEIIPLMPKLEMPEYLEQDGSSCSYEDQSIGDSTLNKVAMDDTSSNTPDHEQKPDISQTFYSNPLSSDVLDSNHQSADARHLLSKPSTSGERASQEAVQESLNELAIYLTTFLGDEHHEKSPSPTVTRNIETRHKIRKKKGPAKLVRKPCKRCHETNAKVCRTDKRKIIAVTTYCNDCVGKPHFCLRCFNIVHHIADEVSS
- the LOC105275851 gene encoding broad-complex core protein isoforms 1/2/3/4/5 isoform X6; the protein is MASSQQFSLRWNNYLKHITCAFDMLRTDEELVDVTLSCEGKRIRAHKMLLSACSTYFRDLFKENPCPHPVIIFRNVKFEDLAALINFIYQGEVNVLQEQLASFLTTAELLAVQGLTDGTGKDNDGLVEDEIEIPNEPEVQLQNTSGKSIGDNKRNKSPSSPMPYHAIDLQPEAFPNKRRKTRDSTNASSAEKNSAASNSSAKDPDGKTLENQVGPGSDPVEIIPLMPKLEMPEYLEQDGSSCSYEDQSIGDSTLNKVAMDDTSSNTPDHEQKPDISQTFYSNPLSSDVLDSNHQSADARHLLSKPSTSGERASQEAVQGTEESNTLSNPDSVRTERYHFPDYLPRTAKKIHAVKRCKLCVLKGLRKESRYYCVSCNVALCIVPCFREFHMKNVK
- the LOC105275851 gene encoding broad-complex core protein isoform X8 — translated: MASSQQFSLRWNNYLKHITCAFDMLRTDEELVDVTLSCEGKRIRAHKMLLSACSTYFRDLFKENPCPHPVIIFRNVKFEDLAALINFIYQGEVNVLQEQLASFLTTAELLAVQGLTDGTGKDNDGLVEDEIEIPNEPEVQLQNTSGKSIGDNKRNKSPSSPMPYHAIDLQPEAFPNKRRKTRDSTNASSAEKNSAASNSSAKDPDGKTLENQVGPGSDPVEIIPLMPKLEMPEYLEQDGSSCSYEDQSIGDSTLNKVAMDDTSSNTPDHEQKPDISQTFYSNPLSSDVLDSNHQSADARHLLSKPSTSGERASQEAVQESLKTSAGSILTPTLCCDKCGVTFTTQRALLRHISSKHEDQPSAAAYCNICQRVFKTKWSRATHNSRYHRN
- the LOC105275851 gene encoding broad-complex core protein isoforms 1/2/3/4/5 isoform X5, with amino-acid sequence MASSQQFSLRWNNYLKHITCAFDMLRTDEELVDVTLSCEGKRIRAHKMLLSACSTYFRDLFKENPCPHPVIIFRNVKFEDLAALINFIYQGEVNVLQEQLASFLTTAELLAVQGLTDGTGKDNDGLVEDEIEIPNEPEVQLQNTSGKSIGDNKRNKSPSSPMPYHAIDLQPEAFPNKRRKTRDSTNASSAEKNSAASNSSAKDPDGKTLENQVGPGSDPVEIIPLMPKLEMPEYLEQDGSSCSYEDQSIGDSTLNKVAMDDTSSNTPDHEQKPDISQTFYSNPLSSDVLDSNHQSADARHLLSKPSTSGERASQEAVQGGVGRNRKHVGDTTGQVVMQGPGRFPCRLCGNVYRHLASLTQHLEVHRNQTTCIVCHTTLSRRTDLRRHMRLKHQIPWQKTIHRQRSPKSELDS
- the LOC105275851 gene encoding broad-complex core protein isoforms 1/2/3/4/5 isoform X1, which gives rise to MASSQQFSLRWNNYLKHITCAFDMLRTDEELVDVTLSCEGKRIRAHKMLLSACSTYFRDLFKENPCPHPVIIFRNVKFEDLAALINFIYQGEVNVLQEQLASFLTTAELLAVQGLTDGTGKDNDGLVEDEIEIPNEPEVQLQNTSGKSIGDNKRNKSPSSPMPYHAIDLQPEAFPNKRRKTRDSTNASSAEKNSAASNSSAKDPDGKTLENQVGPGSDPVEIIPLMPKLEMPEYLEQDGSSCSYEDQSIGDSTLNKVAMDDTSSNTPDHEQKPDISQTFYSNPLSSDVLDSNHQSADARHLLSKPSTSGERASQEAVQDSHTVVIEQPSHACKLCGKSFWNRDSMYKHMNMHKGTTQCPVCHKVLSRTTHMKRHLKNRHSWVGVGTTASVAAGVPIGGVETPAPISVSSTTQAIAQQNAGSPTDIDANATYTTIRIRESSVERITSSPIP
- the LOC105275851 gene encoding broad-complex core protein isoforms 1/2/3/4/5 isoform X2 codes for the protein MASSQQFSLRWNNYLKHITCAFDMLRTDEELVDVTLSCEGKRIRAHKMLLSACSTYFRDLFKENPCPHPVIIFRNVKFEDLAALINFIYQGEVNVLQEQLASFLTTAELLAVQGLTDGTGKDNDGLVEDEIEIPNEPEVQLQNTSGKSIGDNKRNKSPSSPMPYHAIDLQPEAFPNKRRKTRDSTNASSAEKNSAASNSSAKDPDGKTLENQVGPGSDPVEIIPLMPKLEMPEYLEQDGSSCSYEDQSIGDSTLNKVAMDDTSSNTPDHEQKPDISQTFYSNPLSSDVLDSNHQSADARHLLSKPSTSGERASQEAVQESEHNYGKHRPQQQQEQQQQPQHQQQQVLQQPQHTSLVLDRFRRRSKLHHDESGRWVCDVCGRTYNRGDSLAHHRSIHRGDTVCPICQTVFTRKYTMRCHMLNVHGVK
- the LOC105275851 gene encoding broad-complex core protein isoforms 1/2/3/4/5 isoform X3, coding for MASSQQFSLRWNNYLKHITCAFDMLRTDEELVDVTLSCEGKRIRAHKMLLSACSTYFRDLFKENPCPHPVIIFRNVKFEDLAALINFIYQGEVNVLQEQLASFLTTAELLAVQGLTDGTGKDNDGLVEDEIEIPNEPEVQLQNTSGKSIGDNKRNKSPSSPMPYHAIDLQPEAFPNKRRKTRDSTNASSAEKNSAASNSSAKDPDGKTLENQVGPGSDPVEIIPLMPKLEMPEYLEQDGSSCSYEDQSIGDSTLNKVAMDDTSSNTPDHEQKPDISQTFYSNPLSSDVLDSNHQSADARHLLSKPSTSGERASQEAVQERAADGDDDVDAVSASGAEFVPDDDYGQSGAAADAGLLFRCRICWKGFKHPMSLTLHKDMHAGQTRCPICQRIFSRSYDMKAHLLRIHKRQHTFSVFDAKSNFRK
- the LOC105275851 gene encoding broad-complex core protein isoforms 1/2/3/4/5 isoform X7 produces the protein MASSQQFSLRWNNYLKHITCAFDMLRTDEELVDVTLSCEGKRIRAHKMLLSACSTYFRDLFKENPCPHPVIIFRNVKFEDLAALINFIYQGEVNVLQEQLASFLTTAELLAVQGLTDGTGKDNDGLVEDEIEIPNEPEVQLQNTSGKSIGDNKRNKSPSSPMPYHAIDLQPEAFPNKRRKTRDSTNASSAEKNSAASNSSAKDPDGKTLENQVGPGSDPVEIIPLMPKLEMPEYLEQDGSSCSYEDQSIGDSTLNKVAMDDTSSNTPDHEQKPDISQTFYSNPLSSDVLDSNHQSADARHLLSKPSTSGERASQEAVQGSFTYVSGQPHSLSKANGHGKVCVHCKQRGMVTSRGKLRQTRFKCWPCNACLCRWPCFVDYHKMRAIPHIPPP